One genomic segment of Zonotrichia albicollis isolate bZonAlb1 chromosome 34, bZonAlb1.hap1, whole genome shotgun sequence includes these proteins:
- the LOC141726310 gene encoding LOW QUALITY PROTEIN: uncharacterized protein LOC141726310 (The sequence of the model RefSeq protein was modified relative to this genomic sequence to represent the inferred CDS: inserted 1 base in 1 codon), with the protein FPIANAWEAMMKRKMPQDTEAEQELSMESREDKCPRQNLVAEAVLSSSTAHEANGEEKPRRCRTRSGCKHXRGSEGERANLGREGGRRWSQSSELVLHEQLHDGEKTQTCVECGKSFRWSCRLIQHQRTHTGDWPYECGECGKSFRKTSNLIVHQRSHTGERSYECSECGKNFSWSSQLITHQRIHTGEKPYECGCWEFS; encoded by the exons tttcccattgcTAACGCCTGGGAGGCTATgatgaagaggaagatgccccaggacactgaggcag agcaggagctgagcatggagagcagggaggacaaatgcccgcggcagaacctggtggcagaggccgttttgagcagCTCCACGGCGCacgaagccaacggggaggaaaagccgcggagatgccgcacgaggagtGGCTGCAAAC ggcggggatctgagggggaaagagccaacctgggccgggaaggcggccggagatggagccagagctcggagctggtgctccatgagcagctccatgatggggagaagacCCAGACGTGcgtggagtgtgggaagagcttcaggtggagctgcaggctgatccagcaccagaggacccacactggggactggccctacgagtgtggggagtgtgggaagagcttcaggaagACCTCCAACCTTATCGTCCATcagaggagccacactggggaacggTCCTATGAGTGTTCAGAGTGTGGGAAGAACTTCAGCTGGAGCTCCCAACTGATCacgcaccagaggatccacactggggagaagccctatgagtgtgggtgttgggaatttagctga
- the LOC141726309 gene encoding uncharacterized protein LOC141726309: protein MGAAPWRAAAASGRLRCCSVVAVAAAATGGAELPWCPGPLPSTCGDCGKSFNQSSHLIQHQRIHTGERPYECGECGKSFSCRSDLSKHQRTHTGERLYDCGECGKRFLTSSNLLCHYQSHTEERPFQCPECRKGFRDNSTLIKHRRIHTGERPYECDKCRKRFQTSSHLLQHYWIHTEERPFHCLDCGKGFRDNFTFIRHRRIHTGERPYEWPQCGKSFSQSSHLNKHQWRHR, encoded by the exons ATGGGCGCTGCGCCATGGAGAGCAGCCGCGGCGAGCGGCCGCCTGAGATGCTGCTCTGTAGTGGCGGTAGCGGCGGCAGCCACGGGGGGAGCGGAGCTGCC ctggtgtcctggtccccttccttcgacatgTGGGGACTGTGGAAAGAGCTTCAACCAGAGCTCCCACCTTATCCAGCatcagaggatccacactggggagaggccctatgagtgtggggagtgtgggaagagtttcAGCTGCAGGTCTGACCTGTCcaagcaccagaggacccacactggggagaggctctATGactgtggggagtgtgggaagaggtttctgaccagctccaatctcctctgCCACTATCAgagtcacacagaggagaggcccttccagtgccctgagtgcaggaagggattcagggacaactccaccctcatcaagcaccggcgcatccacactggggagaggccctacgagtgtgataaatgcaggaagaggtttcagacaagctcccatctcctccagcactattggattcacacagaggagaggcccttccactgcctcgactgtgggaagggattcagggaCAACTTCACCTTCATCAgacaccggcgcatccacactggggaaaggccCTACGAGTggccccagtgtgggaagagcttctcacagagctctcacTTGAACAAACACCAATGGAGGCaccggtaa